The bacterium genome window below encodes:
- a CDS encoding S8 family serine peptidase codes for MKFCISLCTAVLLLFCTFSTLADSPDRSSAASQQRDGMQVVPNLIIIKLRPQTTFTTGGDRLGISGIDNILQRIGATRVELMNSSRQMGLQKTSAQQYNVDRMIKVRYTSADHPALLAHELENDASVEYAEPYYIFPFHYIPSDSRQGSQWALTVLKLREAWDITKGDSTIVIGDVDSGVDWTHEDLAENIWTNPGEWGTNGELSNNGVDDDGNGKIDDWHGWDFIGNGSSQSPNPDNDPMDGALGHGTNTSGCAAARTDNGIGIAGSGFSAKILAIKAAADNSSGIGAGYEGILYAGQMGAKVINCSWGSTGSFIRALQDVIDDVTDMGALVVGSSGNDPVDNDYLAHYPSSFNHVLNVGSVESSGAASNWCTYGNSVHVYSPGNGILTTRKSGGYTSPTGTSFSSPLAAGVAALVFAVHPDWTPDQVATQIRVTSDPFGTAPESKRYGRINAFKAVSVNANMDDIPGIRLKDFQVSFDGGGYRFTEPGQQAHVTMEIENVLAPTSSGAMAYVDLDDASIASAGTSEFSISGMSTFDTKTIEFDIALSETPATSEGSIPVRVRIEDGEYVDYVTGSVTIYLADAWHAVLAFGAPYFTGLDASTLTATWGNAHVSNQDIMVRSLNGGGSWAQANGSGYPSGKGVYCVEGRSGNVALVGTGPTTGAAEIYRTTNGGSNWTGVSVSSITGFVNWIHMFDDMNGIFQGDPKAGVWGIATTTDGGVSWTQIPNPPAAPSGEAGWNNSYGAAGDSLWFGTNNSKVYRSTDRGLTWEAIATPSKHSVDMAFADNLRGMVRFTTQENQGGSNMLAVTSDGGSTWNQIQTIEVNTGGSLEAERDGRRIWFIQGGNAWVTTDLGESWTVQAVPGGFSNITTSASFTNSAFTDVYAAGLNIFKYRSDFDPLNPTTGVDMPVTAEGFQIDYVYPNPLSVASAQGATVGFTLQQRSTVRVDIYDNLGRLAVEGAEAVLDAGSHSYRLPTGRLAAGSYLLRVQAGGHAAVSNLLLIH; via the coding sequence ATGAAGTTTTGTATCTCTCTGTGCACGGCAGTGCTTCTGCTGTTCTGCACCTTCAGTACGCTGGCTGACAGTCCCGACAGGTCGTCAGCCGCATCACAGCAACGTGACGGTATGCAGGTTGTACCCAACCTGATCATCATCAAGCTCCGCCCGCAAACGACATTTACGACCGGCGGTGACCGTCTCGGCATCTCCGGCATCGACAATATTCTGCAGCGTATCGGCGCAACACGCGTTGAGCTGATGAACAGCAGCCGCCAGATGGGACTGCAGAAAACATCCGCGCAGCAATACAACGTGGACCGCATGATCAAGGTGCGATACACGTCAGCCGATCATCCCGCCCTGCTGGCGCACGAACTGGAAAACGATGCTTCTGTGGAATATGCGGAACCGTACTACATCTTTCCCTTCCATTATATCCCGAGCGATTCCCGTCAGGGATCGCAGTGGGCCCTGACCGTCCTCAAGCTCCGGGAAGCCTGGGATATTACCAAAGGCGACTCGACCATCGTCATCGGCGATGTGGATTCAGGCGTGGACTGGACGCATGAAGATCTCGCCGAGAATATCTGGACGAACCCCGGCGAATGGGGAACGAATGGCGAACTGAGCAACAACGGCGTCGACGACGACGGCAACGGAAAAATCGATGACTGGCACGGATGGGACTTCATCGGAAACGGTTCGTCACAGAGTCCGAACCCGGACAACGATCCCATGGACGGTGCACTCGGACATGGAACGAACACTTCCGGCTGCGCCGCGGCACGTACCGACAACGGTATCGGCATCGCCGGCAGTGGTTTCAGTGCAAAGATCCTCGCCATCAAGGCCGCAGCGGATAATTCCAGCGGAATCGGTGCGGGGTATGAAGGCATTCTTTACGCGGGACAGATGGGTGCAAAGGTCATCAACTGCTCATGGGGCAGCACCGGCAGCTTCATTCGCGCACTGCAGGACGTTATCGACGATGTCACCGACATGGGTGCTCTCGTAGTCGGTTCCTCCGGGAACGACCCCGTCGACAACGACTACCTGGCGCATTATCCCTCTTCCTTCAATCACGTCCTGAACGTAGGCTCTGTCGAATCCAGCGGTGCGGCGTCGAACTGGTGCACCTACGGCAACAGTGTGCATGTGTACTCGCCCGGTAACGGCATCCTGACCACCCGCAAAAGCGGTGGATATACGAGTCCTACCGGAACATCCTTCTCCTCTCCCCTCGCGGCCGGCGTGGCTGCACTGGTTTTTGCCGTGCATCCGGACTGGACGCCGGACCAGGTGGCAACGCAGATCCGCGTCACCAGTGATCCCTTCGGCACAGCACCTGAGAGCAAGCGTTACGGCCGCATCAATGCCTTCAAGGCAGTGTCGGTCAATGCCAACATGGATGATATTCCCGGAATCCGGCTCAAGGATTTCCAGGTCAGTTTCGATGGCGGCGGCTACCGCTTCACCGAACCCGGACAGCAGGCGCATGTGACCATGGAAATCGAAAATGTACTGGCGCCGACGTCATCCGGCGCGATGGCGTACGTCGACCTCGATGATGCGTCCATAGCATCCGCCGGCACCTCCGAGTTTTCGATCAGCGGCATGTCGACCTTCGACACGAAAACCATTGAGTTCGATATCGCACTGTCGGAGACTCCTGCCACATCTGAAGGAAGTATCCCCGTGCGCGTGCGTATCGAGGATGGCGAGTACGTCGACTATGTTACCGGAAGCGTCACGATCTATCTGGCCGACGCATGGCATGCCGTGCTCGCATTCGGCGCTCCGTATTTTACCGGACTCGATGCATCCACACTCACCGCGACCTGGGGCAACGCGCATGTGTCCAACCAGGATATCATGGTGCGCAGCCTCAACGGCGGTGGCTCCTGGGCACAGGCAAACGGTTCGGGATATCCCAGTGGAAAAGGCGTGTACTGCGTTGAAGGACGCTCGGGCAACGTCGCCCTCGTCGGTACGGGTCCGACAACCGGCGCCGCCGAGATTTATCGCACCACCAACGGTGGCAGTAACTGGACTGGCGTTTCCGTCAGCAGCATCACCGGCTTCGTCAACTGGATCCACATGTTCGATGACATGAACGGCATCTTCCAGGGTGACCCGAAAGCCGGTGTCTGGGGTATCGCTACCACCACTGACGGCGGCGTGAGCTGGACGCAGATTCCGAATCCCCCCGCTGCTCCGTCAGGTGAGGCCGGGTGGAACAACAGCTATGGTGCAGCGGGAGACTCGCTCTGGTTCGGCACCAACAACAGCAAGGTGTACCGCTCGACGGACCGCGGTCTGACCTGGGAAGCGATTGCCACTCCCAGCAAGCACAGTGTCGACATGGCTTTCGCGGATAATCTGCGCGGCATGGTCCGCTTCACCACGCAGGAAAACCAGGGCGGCAGCAACATGCTCGCCGTTACCTCCGACGGTGGAAGCACCTGGAATCAGATACAGACAATCGAAGTCAACACGGGAGGCTCCCTCGAAGCCGAACGTGACGGCAGGCGCATCTGGTTCATCCAGGGCGGCAATGCCTGGGTGACAACGGATCTCGGCGAGAGCTGGACCGTGCAGGCAGTGCCCGGCGGCTTCTCCAACATCACCACCTCGGCTTCCTTTACGAACTCCGCCTTTACCGATGTGTATGCGGCGGGACTCAACATCTTCAAGTACCGCTCCGATTTCGATCCGCTGAACCCGACCACCGGTGTTGACATGCCTGTGACCGCGGAAGGTTTCCAGATCGATTACGTGTATCCCAATCCGCTCTCCGTCGCTTCGGCCCAGGGTGCGACCGTCGGATTCACGCTGCAGCAGCGCAGCACAGTGCGCGTGGATATCTACGACAACCTCGGACGCCTGGCCGTCGAAGGTGCTGAGGCAGTACTCGACGCAGGCAGCCACAGCTACCGCCTCCCGACAGGTCGCCTCGCAGCGGGTTCCTACCTCCTCCGTGTGCAGGCCGGTGGCCATGCCGCCGTCAGCAATCTCCTGCTCATTCACTGA